One Chloroflexota bacterium genomic window carries:
- a CDS encoding ATP-binding protein yields the protein MTRAIERLVGYTSESNGEATEMREFLVATLFVLSFAPDREPSGGFERLRTDYERFFKSSAALEKALETEFFSSLYIERAERPEITKMIPSKRLILVRGLPGVGKTVILKRIKLDLDGQDFRFFYFDFKAITEQMQNRAPVSFQQRFQDVIYSRIFDDYVSTSDSLVKGWTLFKIRHDIGYLQFREWVLEFEKHALSTDEDWEAALERPEVEAYFRSTNVKPLLHTLLSFIKERVTYLLCVDNVDRHPIPFQAEMLAQCLDITNSVQIPVILAIREPNLKRIVNYGVLGDVLLADYLDRLKAGDEPNVPINGMDDASIQSLLSKRFQFLESHNQLESVSDFADRFERNYNVSPRDFKERFWGVFQALSKTFVENDIYDYCNHNIREVLTHHFRLISRMLHATNDYFNVERLLQNDETSNLTDLRTYLFRWLICGDPLRKPKFGGGLTNIFDKGTPNLGMLDLRILEVLFNKDRIFQENSVAIGDLESEFLRLGVRGAVLREHISALTKNEGNKELGFVWLDFALKELLKSDTHIELMPAGKYFVRSLSNSREYAFWSAISADLKDNVVSLPRFTSFDTRSDIFKLEVVHRFIERTLIPGLEHEFEFVQKYLQTPKDWEASNWQYFLKLFSIEGHLYPYRLAASVQATITHSNLSKSDIHEFSMSYLVLKRVIHEIELRQ from the coding sequence GTGACACGCGCAATAGAAAGACTGGTTGGCTACACCTCCGAGTCAAACGGCGAAGCCACTGAGATGAGGGAATTCCTTGTCGCGACGCTTTTTGTACTTTCATTCGCACCGGACCGCGAGCCCTCAGGCGGATTCGAGCGCTTGAGAACGGACTATGAGAGATTCTTCAAGTCATCAGCCGCACTCGAGAAGGCGCTAGAGACTGAGTTCTTTTCGAGCTTGTACATTGAGCGGGCCGAGCGGCCAGAAATTACGAAGATGATTCCGTCAAAACGCTTGATATTGGTCCGGGGGCTACCTGGAGTTGGAAAGACGGTTATCTTGAAGCGAATCAAGCTAGACCTGGATGGTCAAGACTTTCGGTTCTTCTACTTCGATTTTAAGGCAATTACGGAACAGATGCAGAATCGGGCGCCTGTCTCCTTTCAACAGCGATTTCAGGACGTCATATATTCACGTATATTTGACGATTATGTTAGCACCTCCGATTCACTTGTGAAAGGCTGGACGCTTTTCAAGATCCGGCATGACATTGGCTACCTACAGTTTAGAGAGTGGGTACTCGAGTTTGAAAAGCATGCCTTGAGCACCGACGAAGACTGGGAGGCTGCGCTGGAAAGACCCGAAGTAGAAGCCTACTTCAGGTCCACAAATGTCAAGCCGTTGCTTCATACATTGCTTTCGTTTATTAAAGAACGCGTAACCTACCTTTTGTGTGTTGATAATGTGGATAGGCACCCGATTCCATTCCAGGCCGAGATGCTTGCACAGTGTCTTGACATTACCAACTCGGTTCAAATTCCAGTGATCTTGGCTATTAGAGAACCGAATCTAAAACGCATTGTCAACTACGGCGTTCTCGGAGATGTCTTGCTGGCGGATTACTTAGATCGCCTCAAGGCTGGCGACGAACCCAATGTTCCAATCAATGGTATGGACGACGCGTCAATCCAATCGTTGCTTTCCAAGAGATTCCAATTTCTAGAAAGCCACAACCAATTGGAATCGGTTTCCGATTTCGCGGATAGATTTGAGAGGAACTATAATGTGAGTCCGCGTGATTTTAAGGAGAGATTTTGGGGCGTTTTCCAAGCACTGTCCAAAACCTTCGTGGAGAACGATATATACGATTACTGCAACCACAATATCCGTGAGGTCCTGACTCATCATTTCAGGCTAATCTCTCGAATGCTGCATGCCACGAATGATTACTTTAATGTCGAAAGGCTGCTTCAGAATGACGAAACGTCAAACCTTACCGACTTAAGAACCTACCTCTTTAGGTGGTTGATATGTGGTGACCCCTTAAGAAAACCCAAGTTCGGTGGCGGACTAACTAATATCTTCGACAAAGGCACTCCGAATTTGGGTATGCTCGATCTAAGGATACTGGAGGTCTTATTCAACAAGGACAGAATATTCCAGGAAAACAGTGTCGCAATTGGTGACCTTGAATCGGAATTCTTACGACTTGGTGTAAGAGGTGCAGTACTGCGGGAACACATTTCTGCGCTAACAAAGAATGAAGGAAATAAAGAGTTAGGTTTTGTCTGGCTTGACTTTGCATTGAAGGAACTACTAAAAAGCGATACCCATATCGAACTTATGCCGGCAGGGAAATACTTCGTCAGGTCTCTGTCGAACTCACGGGAGTATGCATTTTGGTCTGCCATATCCGCTGACCTCAAAGACAACGTGGTCTCTCTTCCGCGGTTCACATCTTTCGACACCCGCTCAGACATTTTCAAACTCGAAGTCGTTCATCGCTTCATCGAGCGGACGCTGATTCCAGGACTTGAACACGAGTTCGAATTCGTCCAGAAATACCTACAGACTCCGAAAGACTGGGAGGCGTCAAACTGGCAGTATTTTCTCAAGCTCTTCTCAATTGAAGGCCATTTGTACCCATATAGGCTTGCGGCTTCAGTCCAAGCAACAATAACTCACTCCAACCTCTCGAAATCCGACATCCATGAGTTTTCTATGTCTTACTTGGTACTGAAACGCGTAATTCATGAAATAGAATTACGTCAATGA
- a CDS encoding DUF5107 domain-containing protein: MTRFARLAWVIAVAAALVTGLFVAPQAPSARGSAPVLRQPGEITATEPMTIYLPLLTSSPVNSPTFVWTGTITIPTHPVEAALETHINGYFNIPYQRIDWTAYDGSVIENRAYTLVYLENDYLRVSLMPQLGGRVYQIVDKASGQPMLYQNAVIKPSHWGPLEVGWWLAAGGIEWCLPVEEHGYESAIPWAYTIDAVPGGMRVTLRDSDAANRLRARVAVTLYDREAAVHIAPRIENPTAAPLDFQYWTNAMLAPGGGNQPSAETRFVMSGTEATVHSTGDHDRLPGAGQPFAWPVYNGVDWSRLGNWDQWLGFFQRPEAAGGFQAVYDGARNAGVVRAYSSPEARGAKFFGFGWARPIDPSNYTDDGSSYVEMHGGATPQFGTVRTLAAGDSLTWDESWYPVVNLGGLTWANDTVALRVETSAGQTRASIVANRTLTSARIKLVRITDQIAVYDAQVPSLAQGQVLATGWVAGPIGVLVQEGDTVVAHWP, from the coding sequence ATGACACGTTTTGCACGTTTGGCCTGGGTGATAGCCGTTGCCGCGGCGCTTGTCACCGGGCTGTTCGTCGCGCCGCAAGCACCCTCAGCGCGCGGGAGCGCGCCCGTGCTGCGCCAGCCGGGGGAAATAACCGCCACGGAGCCGATGACGATCTATCTGCCGCTGCTTACTTCGTCACCTGTCAATAGTCCGACGTTCGTCTGGACGGGGACGATCACGATTCCCACGCACCCGGTCGAGGCCGCGCTCGAAACGCATATCAACGGCTACTTCAACATACCGTATCAGCGCATCGACTGGACGGCGTACGATGGTTCCGTCATCGAGAATCGCGCCTACACGCTGGTGTACCTGGAGAACGACTATCTGCGCGTGAGCCTCATGCCGCAGCTTGGCGGGCGCGTGTATCAGATCGTCGACAAGGCGAGCGGTCAGCCGATGCTGTACCAGAATGCGGTGATCAAGCCGTCGCACTGGGGCCCGCTGGAAGTGGGTTGGTGGTTGGCGGCGGGCGGCATCGAATGGTGCCTGCCGGTCGAGGAACACGGCTATGAGTCGGCGATCCCGTGGGCGTACACAATCGACGCCGTGCCGGGCGGCATGCGCGTGACGCTGCGCGACAGCGATGCGGCGAACCGCCTGCGCGCGCGGGTCGCCGTGACGCTGTACGACCGCGAAGCGGCGGTGCATATCGCGCCGCGCATCGAGAATCCGACCGCCGCGCCGCTCGATTTCCAGTACTGGACGAACGCGATGCTGGCGCCCGGCGGCGGCAACCAGCCGAGCGCGGAGACGCGCTTCGTCATGTCGGGGACCGAGGCGACGGTACATTCAACCGGCGACCACGACCGTCTGCCGGGGGCAGGGCAGCCGTTTGCGTGGCCGGTGTACAATGGCGTGGACTGGAGCCGGCTCGGCAACTGGGACCAGTGGCTCGGGTTCTTCCAGCGGCCGGAGGCGGCAGGCGGCTTTCAGGCCGTGTACGACGGCGCGCGCAACGCCGGCGTCGTGCGTGCCTACTCGTCACCGGAAGCGCGCGGGGCCAAGTTCTTCGGCTTTGGCTGGGCGCGCCCGATCGATCCATCAAACTACACGGACGATGGGTCGAGCTACGTCGAAATGCACGGTGGCGCGACGCCGCAGTTCGGTACCGTACGCACGCTCGCGGCCGGTGACAGCCTGACGTGGGATGAAAGCTGGTATCCGGTCGTCAATCTCGGTGGGTTGACGTGGGCCAACGATACGGTTGCACTGCGGGTCGAGACGTCGGCGGGGCAGACACGTGCATCCATTGTGGCAAATCGCACGCTGACGTCGGCGCGCATAAAATTAGTGCGAATAACTGACCAGATAGCAGTTTATGACGCTCAGGTTCCCTCATTGGCACAAGGCCAAGTGCTTGCAACGGGATGGGTAGCCGGGCCGATCGGCGTATTGGTGCAGGAGGGTGACACGGTTGTCGCACATTGGCCGTGA
- a CDS encoding aminopeptidase P family protein, giving the protein MPDTIRRLQQAQQTMRAQQIDALMISAPSDLLYLIGYHFHPSERMTMLFIPPEGQPSIVMPQFEASRLDAAQKSFLAVRPWTETQSPVALLAEVASDLPPNAQMAVSDQMWAGFLVGMLEHFRGAKFASASRVLTLMRMVKDADEIAAMEHAQNIANTVFERICASQFSGRTELSVQQELTALRQELGLSDCTTGIVGSGPDNSASPHHRTGSRVIQPGDAVVMDYGGTYQGYHADITRTVHVGPPSSKLRAVYAIVEEAHQAAFRAYVVGATCESVDRAARDVIEKAGYGQYFTHRVGHGIGLDGHEPPYLVGGNTQPLVAGMTFSDEPGIYIPGEFGIRIEDMVAVTPNGPRRFDRSTHDLVVVR; this is encoded by the coding sequence ATGCCCGACACCATTCGCCGCCTGCAGCAAGCCCAGCAGACCATGCGCGCGCAGCAGATCGATGCGCTCATGATCTCAGCGCCATCCGACCTGCTCTACCTGATCGGCTATCATTTCCATCCCTCTGAACGGATGACGATGCTGTTCATCCCGCCGGAGGGCCAGCCGTCCATCGTCATGCCGCAGTTCGAGGCGTCGCGACTGGATGCCGCGCAGAAGAGCTTCCTGGCCGTGCGGCCCTGGACGGAAACTCAAAGCCCGGTCGCGTTGCTGGCCGAGGTGGCCAGCGATCTGCCGCCCAATGCGCAAATGGCTGTCAGCGACCAGATGTGGGCCGGCTTTCTGGTCGGGATGCTCGAGCATTTCCGTGGCGCGAAGTTCGCCAGCGCCTCGCGCGTGTTGACGCTGATGCGCATGGTCAAGGACGCTGACGAGATTGCCGCGATGGAGCACGCGCAGAACATCGCCAACACCGTCTTCGAGAGGATTTGCGCCTCGCAGTTTTCCGGGCGCACCGAGTTGAGCGTCCAGCAGGAGTTGACGGCGCTGCGGCAAGAGTTGGGGCTGTCGGATTGCACCACGGGCATCGTCGGCAGCGGGCCGGACAACAGCGCCTCGCCGCATCACCGCACCGGCTCGCGCGTGATTCAGCCGGGCGACGCGGTCGTGATGGATTACGGCGGCACATATCAGGGCTACCACGCCGACATCACGCGCACGGTCCACGTCGGGCCGCCGTCGTCGAAGTTACGCGCGGTGTACGCGATCGTCGAGGAAGCCCACCAGGCCGCCTTCCGCGCCTACGTGGTCGGAGCGACCTGCGAGAGCGTCGACCGCGCCGCGCGCGACGTGATCGAGAAAGCGGGCTACGGTCAGTACTTCACGCATCGCGTCGGCCACGGCATCGGGCTGGACGGCCACGAGCCACCCTATCTGGTGGGCGGCAACACGCAGCCGCTGGTGGCGGGCATGACATTCAGCGACGAGCCCGGTATCTACATCCCGGGCGAGTTCGGCATCCGCATCGAAGATATGGTCGCCGTCACCCCGAACGGTCCGCGCCGCTTCGACCGCTCGACGCATGATCTGGTGGTGGTAAGGTAA
- a CDS encoding aldehyde dehydrogenase family protein: protein MTATATRSKIIFSDGQLVSLNPTTMREVGRVPVTTPDELPGILARARQAQSVWARLPLRERARRLRPFADHLYDQVDRIADTIAHECGKPVMEALNSDVLPAMMQVDYLASKAPRYLADEPLPDYWITWLMGKRGHLVYRPHGVVAVISPWNFPFWQTAGPVLSGLIAGNAVIAKPSEYTPLSADLVRELVATLDLPDGLFAMIHGDGRTGAALVAAGVDKVVFTGSPSTGRKVMQAAAQNLTPVTMELGGVDAAIVLEDADLEHAASGIVWAGFTCAGQVCASVERVYVAAPVADAFRRLVTEKTQTLRVGDALDRVDVGSMNNERQLTIVKRQVDEAIARGATVLAGGKSGDGAGLFFEPTLLDNVPDDVELMRSETFGPVIALQTVSSADEAVRLTNAHMTGLTASIWTRDVGRAERMARDLHVGTVSINDHLSSAGMPDLPWGGTKESGFGRLQGRAGLMTFVIPQVVTHELLPLKRPWWYGYDEPTRAMFLGIMALLTRRSTAAKLSAVWQILRNFNLRKLR, encoded by the coding sequence ATGACAGCCACCGCAACCCGATCCAAGATCATTTTCAGCGACGGGCAGTTGGTTTCGCTGAACCCGACGACCATGCGCGAGGTCGGTCGCGTGCCCGTTACGACGCCCGACGAACTGCCGGGTATTCTGGCCCGCGCGCGGCAGGCGCAGAGCGTGTGGGCCAGGCTACCACTGCGCGAGCGCGCACGCCGCCTGCGCCCGTTTGCCGATCACCTGTACGATCAGGTCGATCGGATTGCGGACACCATCGCCCATGAGTGCGGCAAGCCGGTCATGGAAGCGCTGAACTCGGATGTGCTGCCCGCCATGATGCAGGTCGACTATCTGGCGTCGAAAGCGCCGCGCTACCTGGCCGACGAGCCGCTGCCCGATTACTGGATCACCTGGCTCATGGGCAAGCGCGGCCACCTGGTCTATCGCCCGCACGGCGTCGTCGCGGTCATTTCGCCATGGAACTTCCCGTTCTGGCAGACCGCCGGGCCGGTGCTGTCCGGGTTGATCGCGGGCAACGCCGTGATCGCCAAGCCGAGCGAGTACACGCCGTTGAGCGCCGACCTGGTGCGCGAACTCGTCGCGACACTCGATCTGCCCGATGGCCTTTTCGCCATGATACACGGCGACGGACGCACCGGCGCGGCGCTGGTGGCGGCCGGCGTCGACAAGGTCGTGTTTACCGGCAGTCCCTCCACCGGCCGCAAGGTGATGCAGGCCGCCGCGCAGAACCTGACGCCGGTCACGATGGAGCTCGGCGGCGTCGATGCGGCCATCGTGCTGGAAGACGCTGATCTGGAGCACGCCGCCAGTGGCATCGTCTGGGCCGGCTTCACCTGCGCCGGGCAGGTCTGCGCCTCGGTGGAGCGCGTCTACGTGGCGGCGCCAGTCGCCGATGCGTTTCGCCGGCTCGTGACCGAGAAGACGCAGACGCTGCGCGTGGGCGATGCATTGGACCGGGTCGATGTCGGTTCGATGAACAACGAGCGCCAACTCACCATTGTCAAGCGCCAGGTAGACGAGGCGATCGCGCGCGGCGCAACGGTGCTGGCCGGCGGCAAATCCGGCGACGGCGCGGGACTCTTCTTCGAGCCAACCCTGCTCGACAATGTGCCGGACGACGTGGAGCTTATGCGCAGCGAGACCTTCGGCCCCGTGATCGCACTGCAAACGGTTTCAAGCGCCGACGAGGCCGTGCGCCTCACCAACGCGCACATGACCGGCCTGACGGCCAGCATCTGGACGCGCGACGTGGGCCGCGCCGAACGCATGGCGCGCGACCTGCACGTCGGCACGGTGTCGATCAACGATCACCTGTCGTCGGCGGGCATGCCCGATCTGCCCTGGGGCGGCACCAAGGAGAGCGGTTTCGGCCGCCTGCAGGGGCGCGCCGGGCTCATGACGTTCGTCATCCCGCAAGTCGTCACGCACGAGCTACTGCCGCTCAAGCGGCCCTGGTGGTACGGTTACGACGAGCCGACGCGGGCGATGTTTCTCGGCATCATGGCATTGCTGACCCGCCGCAGTACCGCCGCCAAGCTGAGCGCCGTGTGGCAAATCCTTCGCAACTTCAACCTTCGCAAGCTACGCTGA
- a CDS encoding sigma-70 family RNA polymerase sigma factor: MEPTFPDEARIIEQARRGDTGAFERLVEQYQISVFNVARRLLGDDGEAEDAAQETFMRAYRQLRTYDPHRRFEPWLLSITSHYCIDRLRRRRFAGPSLDDDERWDEQWAAALPEVDERLLADERAADARRLLDALSPGHRAVVVLKYWRDLSVEEIAHMTGDSVSNVKVKLHRARQAMAKSWHTHEQLTAVKEQYHAR, from the coding sequence ATGGAGCCAACTTTCCCCGACGAAGCGCGTATCATCGAGCAGGCCCGTCGGGGCGACACCGGCGCATTTGAGCGGCTGGTTGAGCAGTATCAGATCAGCGTGTTCAATGTGGCGCGGCGCCTGCTGGGCGACGACGGCGAAGCAGAAGATGCCGCGCAGGAAACGTTTATGCGCGCGTATCGCCAACTGCGCACCTACGATCCGCACCGCCGCTTCGAGCCGTGGCTGCTGAGCATCACATCGCACTATTGCATCGATCGACTGCGCCGCCGCCGCTTTGCCGGCCCGTCGCTGGACGACGACGAGCGCTGGGATGAGCAGTGGGCGGCCGCGCTCCCGGAGGTGGACGAACGACTGCTGGCTGACGAGCGCGCCGCGGACGCTCGCCGCTTGCTGGACGCCCTCTCCCCCGGTCACCGGGCGGTGGTTGTGCTCAAGTACTGGCGCGATCTGTCAGTCGAGGAGATTGCGCACATGACCGGCGACTCGGTCAGCAACGTCAAGGTCAAACTGCATCGCGCCCGTCAGGCGATGGCCAAGTCGTGGCACACTCACGAACAGCTCACAGCTGTCAAGGAGCAGTACCATGCACGCTGA